In a genomic window of Scyliorhinus torazame isolate Kashiwa2021f chromosome 5, sScyTor2.1, whole genome shotgun sequence:
- the LOC140418285 gene encoding uncharacterized protein, translated as MGKPWKCGDCGKGLRSPSELENHRWSHTRERTFNCSDCGKSYKNAGSLIIHQRVHTREKLFTCSTCEKEFTSASSLTSHQRVHTGEKLYDCCQCGKSFRSSSNLTEHLRVHTGERPFHCSECGQRFTCSSHLTDHKRVHTGERPFICSVCGKGFIKSAHVLRHQRIHTDERPFTCSECGKSYTNPYNLRDHQRVHTGEKPFSCAECGKGFTLKSQLKKHKLVHTDERPFQCSVCEKSFKSGSDLTKHQRIHSGEKPFTCPVCGRGFTRPSNRLKHQRVHM; from the coding sequence ATGggaaaaccgtggaaatgtggggactgtgggaagggactcagatccccatcagagctggaaaatCATCGATGGAGTCACACCAGGGAGAGGACTTtcaactgctctgactgtgggaaaagcTATAAGAATGCTGGGAGTCTAATtattcatcaacgtgttcacacgagAGAGAAGCTGTTTACCTGCTCCACCTGTGAAAAGGAATTCACTTCAGCATCCAGCCTAAcgtcgcaccagcgagttcacactggagagaaactgtACGATTGCTGTCAGTGTGGGAAGAGCTTCCGGTCTTCATCCAACCTCACAGAGCatctacgggttcacactggggagagaccattccactGCTCTGAGTGTGGGCAGAGATTCACTTGTTCTTCCCACCTCACTGATCACAAGCGtgtccacactggtgagaggccgttcatctgctccgtgtgtgggaagggatttattaaaTCAGCACACGTTCTTAGACACCAGcgtattcacactgatgagagaccattcacctgctctgagtgtgggaagagttACACTAATCCATATAATCTCCgggatcaccagcgagttcacactggggagaaacccttTTCCTGCGCTGaatgtgggaaggggttcacttTGAAATCGCAGCTTAAGAAACataaacttgttcacactgatgagagaccatttcaatgctctgtctgtgagaagagctttaaaagcggaAGTGATTTGACAAAACACCAGCGAATCCattctggggagaagccgttcacctgccccgTGTGTGGCAGAGGATTCACTCGGCCATCCAATCGTCTgaaacaccagagagttcacatgtga